Sequence from the uncultured Flavobacterium sp. genome:
CAGGTTTTTCAACTGACCATAAAATTGGCGTTTCAACTTCTGCCGATTGTTTTATGATTTGATTGGCGTTTGCACCAATTGTTATATTTTGGGTAACCGATGTTACTTTGGTATCTTCTTTAAAAATAGTGGTTGTTACTGTTGCTTTTTTTGAAGCTGTATTTTGGTTTTGAATGGTAGTTTCAAAACTTACCGAAGCTTTTTCAGCAGTAACTTTTGGTGTTGTCACATAAGTTCCCCATTGTGCAACATGCAATTTATCCGTAGTTTCTATCCAGACATTTCTAAAAATTCCTGATCCTGAATACCAACGTGAATTTGGTTGTTTTGAATTGTCAACCTTTACAATAATTTCGTTGTTTTTGTCTCCGTAATTTAAGTACGGTGTCATGTTATATTGAAAACCTATATATCCATTTGGACGTTTTCCTAAATAATGTCCGTTTACCCAGATTTCGCTGTTTCTGTAAACGCCATCAAAGATTACTGATATTACTTTACTACTATCAGAAGCATTTATTTTGAAAGTTTTCTTATACCAACCTAAGCCTCCGTTAAGAGATCCGCCTCCATATCCGGCAGGGCTTTTTTCATCAAACTTTCCTTCTATACTCCAATCATGCGGAACATTTAGGGTTCTCCATTTGGTTGAAATTCCAATAGTATCTTTGTCTGTTATACTATCATTTAAATGAAAACTCCAATCTGAATTAAAAGAAACTTTTCTATTATCGAAAGTATCTTCTTTTTTACTGCAAGAGTTCAAAAGGATAATTCCGAATAGTAATAATAATGATAAACCTCTACTTAAATATTCTTTTATGCTATTCATATTCATAGGATTTTGTTGTTTTGAAAAACAAATATAAACATACCGATAGGTGACTCTTTAAATCCCCTACCGGTTGTTTACTAGTTTGAGGTAATTATGATTTTATTCTAAAACAAAACCGTAAAAACTTTATGGAACTATGTAATGGAAAACAAACCATTCGTCTTTTCCTGCATCATATGATGTTCCAAGCCAGATTCCTTTTTGAAGAAAATCTTTATTGTATGCTTTTACTACTTTAATAACACTTGTTGTTGGATTCATCCAGCTTGTCGCATTTTGAAGAAGTTTTTCTCCTCCTAAATTAATTTCGTTTGTTGCTGCATTTATCGTAAAAGTTCCAGTTGTGATTACGCCATTTTGATTGCGTGTATAATTAAGAGTTCCTCCCCATTGATCAAAACGTATTGATGAATTTCCTGCAATTGTTGCCCAATCATCATTCCATCCCCAATTATACGAACTTGTTGAATTAACTGTCCAGCCTTTTCCTTTTCCAACCCAGTCAACAGGATTACCGCCTGCATCCAGTTTCCAAACTCTTCCTGCTCCGGCACCACCAGTTAACATGGTCAATAATTCTCCCGGTGCAAAAGTTGGATTGAAACCTTCGTCAACAACTGGTTCTGTAACCGGAGGAACATAATTATCTGCATAATCTTTAGAAACAAAATTCCAGATGTACCACCAAGGACCTTCACTGTTGGTTCTTTTTACAGCAATTCTTAACTGATTCTCTGTTAATTTTAATACTTTAATATTGTCGCTCCAGTTACTTGCATTTGCAATATAATTGTCTGGTCTAAGGATTGTTGTTCCTGTTGTTGTTAAAGTATGTGCGTTGATGTCTAAGAAATAAGATCCGTTTTCGATCGTTGTTCCATCAGCTTCATGAACGGTCATAAATGGTCCTCCTTCAAGGCTGAATGTCATGTATCTTCCCCAATGCATATCTGCATCTGTACTTGAATTCGCGTTTCCTTCAGGTTCCCAGTTTGGAGTAAAGTTCCCCCATTCTACTGTTGTGCTTGGATCTGCATAAGACATTGCGCCCGGAGCTAATCCGTATTTACCATTGTCTGCTACCCAAGATTTCTTTTTACCAACTCCGCCTGATAACGCTGTCCAAAGTGGATCATTAACATAGTTTAAGTTGTCTGTATTTACTGTAATTGTTACCGGATCTAATGCAACAATACCACCACCGGTTACTGCAGAAATCTTAATGGTGTAACTTCCTTTAAAGGCATATTTTACAGTTTCAACAGCTTTACTGGATTTTCCTGTTCCATAATCCCAGTTCAGTACAACTCCCGGAGTTGTGTTTTTCATTATTACGGTATTTCCGCCCGGATCTGCGACTAAATCCTGAGTAATTTCAAAATGTATATCCGCTTTATCCATTGGCGTGTCCAAAGAATACGTTTCCGGAGAACAAGATGATACTAGCATTAGCGCAAGCATCAAAAATGATGTAACTAATAATTTAATATTTTTCATTTCTTTCCTTTTTTAGTTAAGATTACCAACCTGCATTTTGTTTCAAAACTCCTCCAGATAATGTGATCTGTGTATTCGGAATTTGTTGTAGTCCTTTTGTAGCTTGGATTTTAGCTGCAGAAATTGTTTTTGTTCCGGCAACTCCACCACTTAATAATGTTGTAGTTTCTGCAATTGTAGTAGAAGCTTTTCCAACACCCTGACGTAATAAATCCCAATATCTAATTCCTTCAAGAGCAAATTCCAAATGTCTTTCGTTCAGTATATTATCAGCATTTACCGGTAAAGCTGTAAAATTCTCTTTGTAAGCTCTTCTTCTCACATCATCAAAATAAGTCTGCGCACTTCCGCTTCCTAATTCAGCAGCCATTAACAAAACATCTGCATATCTTAACACAACATAATCCTGAAATTGTCCGATATCCCAATATTGACTTCCCATAACAAGTGGCATATCTTTTCCGTTTTTGTCAACCATTGGAGAATATTTCTTGTTATAGTAACCTGTGTATTCTCTTTGATTATTGATTTTATCGAATTTTATTTTTTCTTCATCGATTCCAATTACACTTGCTACACGTCTTGTATCTGTTGCGCTGTAGGCTTTCCATAATTTAGAGTTTACTGTAACTCCCCAACCACGTCCGTATGGGTAAGATGAAAATTCTCTCATACCGAACATTACCATCCAATGGTTTCCGTCTGTGTTTCCGCTATAATCACTTGTATAAGAGTATTTCACAGAGAACACTATTTCTTTATTTCCTTCTCCGGCATATTTATCAACTGAAGCTGCTGGCCATAAAGTAGAAAAGTCATCTACTAAGCCGTGACCACTTGATGCGATAACATCTTCCAGGTTTGCTAAAGCTTGTGTTTTAGTTACTACTCCTGCTAAATCTGTTTTTCCGTAATATCCTGTGTAGTATAAATAAACACGTCCAAGTAAAGATTTTGCTGCCCATTTTGTAATACGTCCACTTGTTGTAGCATTATAGGCAACGGCAGGCAAATTGTTTGAAGCGAATACTAAATCTTCTGCGATTACTTTGTAGATTTCTTCAGGAGCTGCTTGTGGTATATTATCAGAAGAAGGTGCTGTTAACAATGGTACACTTCCCCATAAACGTGCCATTTCAAAATATAAATAGGCTCTGATAAATCTAGTTTCTGATGTATATGTATTTTTTAAAGCTGTATCGCCTTTCCAGTCAATCTGATCCATTTTCGATAAGAAAACATTACAACGATAAATTGCTTTGTAATAACCAATCCAGTTACCGTTAAGCATATCAACATCTGAAGGTGAACGTGAAATATCAAACTCATCGATTGCTGCATAATTGTAACCATCAGAATTTCCGGTTCCGCCGAAACAGTCGTCAGACATTACTTCACTAATTACAGGAACTCCCAAACCACTTGCTCCGGTTGCAACTTGCAAACCATCGTAACAACCTACTAATGCTGAATAAGCATCATCTGTTGTTTTATAAAAATTTGTATCTGTTTGTTGTACTAACGGTTCTGTTTCTAAACTACAAGAACCCAATGACAATAGCGTCAAACAGAAAATATATAGATAGGTATTTTTCATCTTTTTATTTATTAAAGTTTAACATTTAATCCTAACATGAATGTTCTTGGTCGTGGATAGTATCCTACATCAACTCCTGATGAAAATTTCTGGTCATTATTTGATGAACCAAAACCAATTTCAGGATCCATACCGTCATATTTCGTAAAAGTGTAAAGGTTTAATACGGAGAAATAAACTCTGAACTGACTTGCAAAAAATGGTTTTGATTGTTTCATTTTTGCTAAATCAAATCCTAATGTTACGGTACTGATTCTTAAGAAATCCCCATCCTGAACATACAAATCCGAAAATTGTGTAAAATTTCTGTTGTCTTCTGTTACTCTTGGAACTGTGTTTGAAGAACCTTCTCCGTGCCAACGATCTAATATTGCTGAAGTATAATTTCCGTAAGCTCCGGCTTGATTTCTATATGATTGTACGATTTGATTTCCTGCTACACCATTTGCCATTAATGAAAAATCAAAAGCTTTATAATTGGCTGATAAAGAGAATCCGTATGTAAAATCAGGATTCGGTTTTCCGATACTTGTTTTATCAGAAGCATCGATTTTATCATCTCCGTTAGTGTTCACATAAATAAGATCTCCGGGAGCTGCAGTTGGTTGTAATACTACACCACTTGCTGATTTATAATTATCGATTTGTGCCTGATTTTGAAAAACACCACCTGTTTTATATCCCCAGAAATAACCTAAAGGTTGTCCGTTTTGTGCTCTGTAAAACTCACCTGAATTATCATAAAGTTCATTATTTAATCCGTGAATGATACCGTCTGTAGTAGGTATTTGTCCAACTGTATTTTTATTATAAGCTCCGTTTGCACTAATGCTATAATTAAAATCTCCAATTTTATTTTGGTAATTTAAACTTAACTCCACTCCTTTATTCACTACATCTCCACCATTTATATAAGGTGCATCTGCTCCGGCTGTTGCCAAAATTGGTGCTAAAATCAACCAGTCTTTATTTGTTTTTTGGTAAACATCAAAAGTAACATTCAAGGCATTGTTTAAAAATCTTGCATCAAAACCAAAGTCAATTTGTTCTGAAGTTTCCCATTTCAAATCAAGATTTGATAATCTGTCCGGATAAGCTCCCGGCGTTAAAACACCTTCTGTATCACCAAAAATATAATTTGTATTATTTGATTTTATAGTTGACAAATATTGGAATGGTCTTGCATTTTGATTTCCAACTTGTCCCCAGCTTCCTCTTAATTTAAGAAAGTTTATTACGCTTGAATTTCTCAAAAACTCTTCATTTGAAGCCACCCAACCTGCAGATACTGATGGGAAATAACCCCATTGATTTTCTTTAGAAAAAATAGAAGATCCGTCCATTCTAAAAGTTGCATTGATCAAATACGTTTCTTTGAAATTGTAATTTAATCTTCCAAAATAAGACATTCTTTTAGTCTGTTGTTTTAGACCACTCATTGATATTTTTGCACCATCTTTGTTAGTTGTATTGTCTAACCAAGCGTGCTCTAAATCATTAAAAACTGAATCAGCATTTGTAACACTTACTGATGTTCCGTCATAATTAATAGAAGAAGTTCCTAACATTGCTTCAAGATGATGATTCTCGGCAGCATTAAATTTATACGTCAATAAGTTATCCCAAGTAAGGGTTTTACCTTTGTTCATGTTTTGATTTACTTTATCAAATGCGCTGTTTGCATAAATAGATAATCGGTAAACCGGAAGGTAAGAATGTCCTTCGCCAGCATAATAGTCAAGTCCTAAAGTAGTTTTGAAGGTTAAGTTTTTTATTGGTTCGATTTGCAAATAAACGTTCCCTAATAATTTTTGATTATTACCTTCATTTTGATTGTTGTATTCCATCAAAGCATAAGGATTTGCAACTCCTGCAAGCCAAGGCTCTGTATTATTTGTGGTATCATAATAATTACCTTTAGAATCATACATTGGCAATAATGGCGTTGTTTGAAAAGCGCCTCTTAATGCATTATTGTATTGATTTCCAACTCCAATTCCGTTTTTATTGATGTAAGCAAAACTCAAATTTTCACCAAACGTAACTACGTCTTTGTATAATTTATGTTCTGAATTGAATCTGAAATTATAACGCTCGTAGTTTGATAAATCTTTTCCTCCAACAACTCCTTCTTGTCCTAAATAAGATAAAGATGCTGAGTAAACAGAAGTGTCTGAACCACCTGAAGCTCCAAATGCGAAATTTTTGGTAGCCGCAT
This genomic interval carries:
- a CDS encoding RagB/SusD family nutrient uptake outer membrane protein, which produces MKNTYLYIFCLTLLSLGSCSLETEPLVQQTDTNFYKTTDDAYSALVGCYDGLQVATGASGLGVPVISEVMSDDCFGGTGNSDGYNYAAIDEFDISRSPSDVDMLNGNWIGYYKAIYRCNVFLSKMDQIDWKGDTALKNTYTSETRFIRAYLYFEMARLWGSVPLLTAPSSDNIPQAAPEEIYKVIAEDLVFASNNLPAVAYNATTSGRITKWAAKSLLGRVYLYYTGYYGKTDLAGVVTKTQALANLEDVIASSGHGLVDDFSTLWPAASVDKYAGEGNKEIVFSVKYSYTSDYSGNTDGNHWMVMFGMREFSSYPYGRGWGVTVNSKLWKAYSATDTRRVASVIGIDEEKIKFDKINNQREYTGYYNKKYSPMVDKNGKDMPLVMGSQYWDIGQFQDYVVLRYADVLLMAAELGSGSAQTYFDDVRRRAYKENFTALPVNADNILNERHLEFALEGIRYWDLLRQGVGKASTTIAETTTLLSGGVAGTKTISAAKIQATKGLQQIPNTQITLSGGVLKQNAGW
- a CDS encoding TonB-dependent receptor, whose translation is MKSKHCLKTTSLSFCMALLLSVFTMQSGFAQQQSQIISGNVKSAEDGMGVPGATVAIEGTKTGTSTDFDGNFKLEAKEGSVIVISFMGFKTQRVTIGTQKTINVTLQTEAADLKEVVVIGYGSQKKTLVTSAVTQVSGENLAKTNTTNALQALQGQAAGLQVTSTSGQPGEGLNVVIRGVGSTGGSSPLYVVDGILTSDISYLSNSDIESISVLKDAASAAIYGSQASNGVVLVTTKKGKRGAVGQMTFDQYYGVQSVARKVDLLNATEYATILNEAAVNSGKNPYFTNAQIAGLGNGTNWMDKMFTDNAATKNFAFGASGGSDTSVYSASLSYLGQEGVVGGKDLSNYERYNFRFNSEHKLYKDVVTFGENLSFAYINKNGIGVGNQYNNALRGAFQTTPLLPMYDSKGNYYDTTNNTEPWLAGVANPYALMEYNNQNEGNNQKLLGNVYLQIEPIKNLTFKTTLGLDYYAGEGHSYLPVYRLSIYANSAFDKVNQNMNKGKTLTWDNLLTYKFNAAENHHLEAMLGTSSINYDGTSVSVTNADSVFNDLEHAWLDNTTNKDGAKISMSGLKQQTKRMSYFGRLNYNFKETYLINATFRMDGSSIFSKENQWGYFPSVSAGWVASNEEFLRNSSVINFLKLRGSWGQVGNQNARPFQYLSTIKSNNTNYIFGDTEGVLTPGAYPDRLSNLDLKWETSEQIDFGFDARFLNNALNVTFDVYQKTNKDWLILAPILATAGADAPYINGGDVVNKGVELSLNYQNKIGDFNYSISANGAYNKNTVGQIPTTDGIIHGLNNELYDNSGEFYRAQNGQPLGYFWGYKTGGVFQNQAQIDNYKSASGVVLQPTAAPGDLIYVNTNGDDKIDASDKTSIGKPNPDFTYGFSLSANYKAFDFSLMANGVAGNQIVQSYRNQAGAYGNYTSAILDRWHGEGSSNTVPRVTEDNRNFTQFSDLYVQDGDFLRISTVTLGFDLAKMKQSKPFFASQFRVYFSVLNLYTFTKYDGMDPEIGFGSSNNDQKFSSGVDVGYYPRPRTFMLGLNVKL